In Micromonospora sp. WMMD980, the following are encoded in one genomic region:
- a CDS encoding ComEC/Rec2 family competence protein, whose translation MSADGADAGPDLRLAGFAVAAWLAALAGLHLSVRATAALAAVAAVLALVVSLRMRRGRPAPIRRHGWILVAVLLGVLCGAAATGARLAVRDATPIRALVAERALVTADLVVRDDPRRVRGSPGRPAPLLVRVDLVRLTGPDGGQVTGPVRGLVLATDPGWQGMLPGQRVTTRGRLAEPRGGDLTAAVLSATGSPTRHGASSWAQRAAGRLRAGLQRACEPLPDAPGGLLPGLVVGDTSRLLPEVEEDFRATGLTHLNAVSGSNVAIIVGAVLLLARWARAGPRAAVVLCGLALLGFVILVRPSPSVVRAAAMGAIGLAALAAGRSRAALPALAAAVAGLVLLDPDLAGDPGFALSVCATGGLLLLAPGWRDALRRRGVPPGLAEALAVPAAAQLACGPVIAGLSATVSLVAVPANLLVVPAVAPATVLGVLAAVLSPLWPAGAEFLAWLASWPARWLVAVASHGAGLPAGNVPWAGGVAGALLLAAVSVALLLAARRRRARRLVAVVVVAVVLGAVPIRLLAPGWPPRGWVVVACAVGQGDALVLPVAAGRAVVVDAGPEPSGVDGCLRRLRVREVSLLVVSHFHADHVGGVEGVFRGRRVGAVVGPPWSEPPYGVAQVRAAARRGGVRLDAVPAGWRWRAGAVELAALGPPYALRGSRSDPNNNSLVLTATVAGVRILLAGDAETEEQRALRETLPASAIRADVLKVAHHGSAYQDPEFLAAVRPAVALVCVGVDNDYGHPNAGLMDRLTRAGARVMRTDTDGDVAAVRAGAGLAVVARKVERGRSR comes from the coding sequence GTGAGCGCCGACGGTGCGGACGCCGGGCCGGACCTGCGGCTCGCCGGGTTCGCGGTGGCCGCCTGGCTCGCCGCGCTGGCCGGGCTGCACCTCTCCGTCCGGGCTACCGCCGCGTTGGCCGCCGTCGCCGCCGTGCTCGCGCTGGTCGTGAGCCTGCGTATGCGTCGTGGGCGTCCCGCGCCGATCCGCCGCCACGGCTGGATCCTCGTCGCCGTCCTGCTCGGCGTGCTCTGCGGGGCGGCGGCGACCGGGGCCCGGCTCGCGGTCCGCGACGCCACCCCGATCCGCGCCCTCGTCGCCGAGCGCGCGCTGGTCACCGCCGACCTGGTGGTCCGCGACGACCCGCGCCGGGTGCGCGGCTCACCCGGCCGCCCGGCGCCGCTGCTGGTCCGGGTCGACTTGGTACGCCTCACCGGCCCCGATGGCGGCCAGGTCACCGGCCCGGTGCGCGGCCTGGTGCTCGCCACCGACCCGGGCTGGCAGGGCATGCTGCCGGGGCAGCGGGTCACCACCCGTGGCCGGCTCGCCGAGCCGCGCGGCGGTGACCTCACGGCGGCGGTGCTCTCGGCTACCGGGTCACCCACCCGGCACGGGGCTTCGTCGTGGGCGCAGCGCGCGGCCGGCAGGTTGCGGGCCGGTCTGCAACGGGCCTGCGAGCCGCTGCCCGACGCGCCGGGCGGGTTGCTGCCCGGGCTGGTGGTGGGGGACACCAGCCGGCTGCTGCCCGAGGTGGAGGAGGACTTCCGGGCCACCGGGCTGACGCACCTCAACGCGGTGTCGGGTTCCAACGTCGCGATCATCGTGGGCGCGGTGCTGCTGCTGGCCCGCTGGGCGCGCGCCGGCCCGCGTGCCGCGGTGGTGCTCTGCGGCCTCGCCCTGCTCGGCTTCGTCATCCTGGTGCGACCGTCGCCGAGCGTGGTGCGGGCCGCAGCGATGGGCGCGATCGGGCTAGCCGCGCTGGCCGCCGGGCGGTCCCGCGCCGCGCTGCCCGCCCTGGCGGCCGCGGTCGCCGGGCTGGTGCTGCTGGATCCGGACCTGGCCGGCGACCCGGGCTTCGCGCTGTCGGTCTGCGCCACCGGCGGCCTGTTGCTGCTCGCGCCGGGCTGGCGGGACGCGTTGCGGCGCCGGGGCGTACCGCCGGGGCTGGCGGAGGCGCTGGCGGTGCCGGCCGCCGCGCAGCTCGCGTGCGGCCCGGTGATCGCCGGGCTGTCCGCGACGGTCAGCCTGGTGGCGGTGCCGGCGAACCTGCTGGTCGTGCCCGCCGTCGCGCCGGCCACCGTGCTGGGCGTGCTCGCCGCGGTGCTGTCCCCGCTGTGGCCGGCGGGGGCCGAGTTCCTCGCCTGGCTGGCGAGCTGGCCGGCGCGGTGGCTGGTGGCGGTGGCGTCGCACGGGGCCGGGCTGCCGGCCGGGAACGTGCCGTGGGCGGGCGGTGTGGCCGGCGCTCTGCTGCTGGCCGCCGTGAGCGTGGCGCTGCTGCTCGCCGCCCGGCGGCGTCGGGCCCGGCGGCTGGTCGCGGTCGTCGTGGTGGCCGTGGTGCTGGGCGCGGTGCCGATCCGGTTGCTGGCCCCGGGCTGGCCGCCGCGTGGCTGGGTGGTGGTGGCGTGCGCGGTGGGGCAGGGCGACGCGCTGGTGCTGCCGGTCGCCGCCGGGCGGGCCGTGGTGGTCGACGCCGGCCCGGAGCCGTCCGGTGTGGACGGCTGCCTGCGGCGGCTCCGCGTCCGTGAGGTGTCGCTGCTGGTGGTCAGCCACTTCCACGCCGACCACGTGGGCGGGGTGGAAGGGGTGTTCCGGGGCCGGCGGGTCGGCGCGGTGGTCGGTCCGCCCTGGTCCGAGCCGCCCTACGGGGTCGCCCAGGTGCGTGCGGCGGCTCGTCGCGGGGGCGTGCGCCTCGACGCGGTGCCGGCGGGCTGGCGCTGGCGGGCCGGAGCGGTGGAGTTGGCCGCGCTCGGCCCGCCCTATGCACTGCGGGGCAGCCGTTCCGACCCGAACAACAACTCGCTGGTGCTGACCGCCACCGTGGCCGGGGTGCGGATCCTGCTCGCCGGCGACGCCGAGACCGAGGAGCAGCGGGCGCTGCGGGAGACGCTGCCGGCGTCCGCGATCCGGGCGGACGTGCTGAAGGTGGCGCACCACGGGTCGGCCTACCAGGATCCGGAGTTCCTCGCCGCGGTGCGCCCGGCGGTCGCGCTGGTCTGCGTCGGCGTCGACAACGACTACGGGCACCCCAACGCGGGTCTGATGGACCGGTTGACCAGGGCAGGTGCCCGGGTGATGCGCACCGACACCGACGGCGACGTGGCCGCGGTCCGGGCCGGAGCCGGCCTGGCGGTGGTCGCGCGGAAGGTCGAACGGGGGAGGTCGCGGTGA
- the holA gene encoding DNA polymerase III subunit delta: protein MGGVTPASLPPILLVLGDEELLATRAVSEAVARARAVDPDVDVREYQAGSVAVGEIDEMLSPSLFGGRRVLVLRSGQDTRKDLSAALLAYAKNPDPEVQLVVLHLGGGKGKAFADGLRAGGATVVPAAKLKGHRERVAFVRDEIRRNGGRCADDAAEVLIAAVGNDLRELAAACSQLVADTDGRIDAETVSRYYRGRVEVTGFTVADATMVGDIPGALEALRWALHVGVDPVPIADALADGVRTVARVASAGRGSAYQLASSLGMPAWKIERAQRQGRGWTPEGLVEAMRAAAECNAAVKGGADDRAYALERAVFSVAAARQGDAR, encoded by the coding sequence ATGGGCGGCGTGACCCCGGCCAGCCTGCCTCCCATTCTGCTCGTCCTCGGCGACGAGGAGCTGCTCGCCACGCGCGCGGTCTCCGAAGCGGTTGCCCGGGCCCGAGCCGTGGACCCCGACGTGGACGTGCGGGAATATCAGGCCGGCTCGGTGGCGGTCGGCGAGATCGACGAGATGCTGAGCCCGTCGCTGTTCGGTGGCCGTCGGGTCCTGGTGCTCCGCTCCGGGCAGGACACCCGCAAGGACCTGTCCGCCGCGCTGCTGGCGTACGCGAAGAACCCCGACCCGGAGGTGCAGCTCGTGGTGCTGCACCTCGGTGGCGGGAAGGGCAAGGCGTTCGCCGACGGGCTGCGGGCGGGGGGCGCCACCGTGGTGCCGGCGGCGAAGCTCAAGGGGCACCGTGAGCGGGTCGCCTTCGTGCGGGACGAGATCCGCCGCAACGGGGGGAGGTGCGCCGACGACGCCGCCGAGGTCCTGATCGCGGCGGTCGGCAACGACCTGCGCGAGTTGGCCGCCGCCTGCTCCCAACTCGTCGCCGACACCGACGGGCGGATCGACGCCGAGACGGTTTCCCGTTACTACCGGGGCCGCGTCGAGGTCACCGGCTTCACCGTGGCCGACGCGACGATGGTCGGCGACATCCCCGGCGCCCTGGAGGCGCTGCGCTGGGCACTGCACGTCGGGGTGGACCCGGTGCCCATCGCCGACGCGCTCGCCGACGGCGTGCGGACCGTGGCCCGCGTCGCCTCGGCCGGTCGGGGCAGCGCCTACCAGCTCGCCAGCAGCCTGGGCATGCCCGCGTGGAAGATCGAGCGGGCCCAGCGTCAGGGTCGTGGCTGGACGCCTGAGGGCCTGGTCGAGGCGATGCGGGCGGCGGCCGAGTGCAACGCGGCGGTCAAGGGCGGCGCCGACGACCGGGCCTACGCGCTGGAGCGGGCCGTCTTCTCGGTGGCGGCGGCGCGGCAGGGCGACGCCCGGTGA